From one Marinobacter sp. LV10MA510-1 genomic stretch:
- a CDS encoding AraC family transcriptional regulator ligand-binding domain-containing protein, translating to MALLATERLRPAIHPTYARLVCAHLRQQGFDNETILQGTRLQWEQLLGGNRYLSLEQLARLLRRATALTRTPWLGLDIGGITSVSAHGALGYAIVSAPNLRVVLHTLARFTRLRFQLVNVVISETDEHFTVSMEELSALGDVREFVYSALLVTYLQLVDTVTSQRLRNIQIELPIPRPQWADVYEQRCGCPVMFDAPAFCLQMPVSVLDTPCLTADAGTFRTALRDCDNGDLQPSCPNSCV from the coding sequence ATGGCGTTATTGGCAACGGAAAGACTTCGCCCCGCGATACACCCGACCTATGCCCGGTTGGTGTGTGCACATTTGCGTCAACAGGGCTTTGATAACGAGACGATTCTGCAGGGCACGCGGTTGCAGTGGGAACAATTACTGGGCGGGAACCGCTACCTCAGTCTTGAGCAGCTTGCGCGTTTATTGCGGCGGGCCACAGCGCTCACCCGAACACCGTGGCTGGGCCTGGATATCGGCGGCATTACCTCGGTTTCTGCCCATGGGGCGCTGGGTTACGCCATTGTGTCGGCGCCGAATCTTCGTGTGGTGTTGCACACTCTGGCGCGCTTCACCCGCTTGCGTTTTCAGTTGGTGAACGTGGTTATTTCTGAAACCGACGAACATTTTACCGTGAGCATGGAGGAGCTGTCGGCGCTGGGTGACGTGCGCGAATTTGTTTATAGCGCGCTGCTGGTGACCTATCTTCAATTGGTCGACACCGTGACCTCTCAGCGCTTGCGCAATATTCAAATTGAATTGCCGATACCGCGCCCGCAGTGGGCAGACGTTTACGAACAGCGTTGTGGTTGCCCGGTGATGTTTGATGCGCCGGCGTTCTGTTTGCAAATGCCGGTGAGCGTGCTTGATACGCCTTGCCTTACCGCCGATGCCGGCACCTTTCGCACCGCATTGCGGGACTGCGACAACGGTGATTTGCAACCCAGTTGTCCAAATAGCTGCGTTTAA
- a CDS encoding IS3 family transposase (programmed frameshift) — MPRYSEERKAAVLKKLLPPQNRSVVQVAAEEGISDVTLYSWLKQCRQQGMPVPGYRNAGDEWSPDAKLAVVIETASMSEAELSAYCRQKGLYSEQVQRWKEACLRGTGLQEGQEKAAQKQQRDARKTIKKLKAEVRRKDRVLAETTSLLVLSKKLEALYGEDGQRGQLTPLTERTRLLNDYDEAVASGAARYKAADLMELSQRTLKRWRRTNGAVKEDQRPQAERVEQPHQLTHAEEAAILDTCNEREYQSLPPSQIVPRLADKGLYLASESSFYRVLKKHQQLNRRGRMKPPRKVPEPTSFTATGPNQVWSWDISYCPSEVRGQHWYLYLIMDIYSRKIVAWEIHEAESGELAKKLIDRALLREKCWQNPPVLHSDNGAPMTSYTLKARLADLGMLMSHSRPRVSNDNPYSESLFKTLKYCPKWPAKGFSSLTAVRQWMLLFEQAYNEEHLHSGINFVTPAQRHQGVDAELLAKREAVYERAKSLNPRRWSGDTRNWKVTGAVSLNPGKLQEIERNKQAA, encoded by the exons ATGCCACGTTATTCCGAGGAACGTAAAGCGGCCGTGTTGAAGAAGTTGTTACCTCCGCAGAATCGCAGTGTGGTGCAGGTGGCGGCAGAGGAAGGCATATCCGATGTGACTCTGTATAGTTGGTTAAAACAGTGTCGACAACAAGGAATGCCTGTGCCGGGTTATCGTAATGCTGGAGACGAGTGGTCTCCTGATGCCAAGTTGGCCGTCGTGATCGAAACGGCGTCTATGTCCGAAGCTGAACTGAGCGCGTATTGCCGCCAGAAAGGTCTTTATTCCGAGCAGGTGCAGCGCTGGAAAGAGGCCTGCCTACGCGGTACCGGTCTGCAAGAAGGGCAAGAGAAAGCCGCTCAGAAACAGCAGCGTGATGCCCGTAAAACCATCAAGAAGCTGAAGGCGGAAGTGCGCCGTAAAGACCGGGTTCTGGCAGAAACGACCTCGTTGTTGGTGCTATCAAAAAAGCTCGAAGCCTTGTACGGCGAGGAC GGACAGCGAGGACAGCTAACACCGCTGACCGAGCGTACAAGGCTTTTAAACGACTATGACGAAGCTGTCGCCAGTGGCGCAGCCCGGTACAAGGCGGCCGACTTGATGGAGCTGAGCCAGCGCACGTTGAAGCGCTGGCGACGCACTAATGGCGCTGTGAAGGAAGATCAACGTCCGCAAGCGGAGCGCGTTGAGCAGCCACACCAGCTCACTCACGCTGAAGAAGCGGCCATCCTGGACACCTGCAATGAACGGGAGTATCAGAGCTTGCCACCGTCCCAGATCGTGCCTCGACTGGCTGATAAAGGGCTTTACCTGGCGTCGGAGTCCTCGTTCTACCGAGTGCTTAAGAAACACCAGCAATTGAATCGTCGGGGCCGCATGAAACCGCCGCGCAAGGTCCCTGAGCCCACCAGCTTTACCGCCACAGGCCCGAACCAGGTGTGGAGCTGGGACATCAGTTATTGTCCTTCAGAGGTGCGCGGTCAGCACTGGTACCTGTACCTGATTATGGACATCTACAGCCGCAAAATCGTGGCTTGGGAAATCCACGAAGCAGAGTCCGGCGAACTTGCCAAAAAGCTCATTGATCGAGCTCTGCTGCGCGAGAAATGTTGGCAAAACCCACCGGTGCTGCACTCAGATAATGGCGCGCCGATGACGTCTTACACGCTGAAAGCGCGGCTGGCAGACTTGGGTATGTTGATGTCTCACAGCCGGCCCAGAGTGAGCAACGATAACCCGTACTCAGAGTCGTTGTTCAAGACGCTGAAGTACTGCCCAAAGTGGCCCGCCAAGGGCTTTTCATCACTCACGGCGGTGCGCCAATGGATGCTGTTGTTCGAGCAGGCCTATAACGAAGAGCACCTGCACAGCGGCATCAACTTCGTGACGCCCGCGCAACGGCACCAAGGTGTTGATGCAGAGTTGTTAGCCAAACGTGAAGCGGTTTATGAACGAGCAAAGAGCCTGAATCCCAGGCGTTGGTCTGGTGATACTCGAAACTGGAAAGTCACCGGAGCCGTGTCCCTCAACCCTGGAAAACTGCAGGAAATTGAGCGCAACAAACAGGCTGCTTAA
- a CDS encoding helix-turn-helix domain-containing protein gives MNLGKIANWTTRLTEGDNQLRQLDNGGALSQQVSNCLLNSPDGYPSLDDVASRLAMSRRTLIRKLKTEGTSYQDLLDGVRQELAAWYLLETQITVEQIAERLGYQDTSNFSRTFRRWFGTTPHSMRSGGI, from the coding sequence ATGAATTTAGGCAAAATCGCCAACTGGACAACAAGGCTGACAGAGGGGGACAATCAGCTGCGCCAGCTTGATAACGGCGGTGCGTTGAGCCAGCAGGTGAGCAATTGTTTGCTGAACAGCCCGGATGGCTATCCGAGCCTTGACGATGTGGCGTCCAGATTAGCCATGTCGCGACGCACGTTGATCCGTAAATTGAAAACCGAGGGCACCAGCTATCAGGATCTGCTGGATGGAGTGCGGCAAGAACTGGCGGCCTGGTATCTGTTGGAGACACAGATTACGGTTGAGCAGATCGCGGAACGACTGGGTTATCAAGACACCTCTAACTTTAGCCGTACGTTTCGTCGCTGGTTTGGTACGACCCCTCACTCCATGCGGAGCGGGGGCATATAG
- a CDS encoding Replicative DNA helicase, which translates to MINTKIHKSVYELAEKLMKAADKDDREAFNSLYAELKAVCTDNENTDKDHPEQWETLADFEEEIEDALVGYEKALKKAVAMDSKDHMSSIAFSMATMQIEVGQTDAAIKNLENAKISADRIDDKEFKKEIDELLEKLLAGQATSTRP; encoded by the coding sequence ATGATTAATACCAAAATACACAAGTCCGTCTATGAGTTAGCCGAAAAGCTAATGAAGGCTGCCGATAAAGATGACAGAGAGGCCTTCAATTCACTCTATGCAGAGTTGAAGGCTGTTTGCACCGATAACGAAAACACCGATAAAGATCACCCGGAACAATGGGAAACACTGGCCGACTTTGAAGAAGAGATCGAAGACGCTCTGGTTGGTTATGAAAAAGCTCTGAAAAAAGCCGTCGCTATGGATTCGAAAGACCATATGTCATCCATCGCATTTTCCATGGCTACAATGCAAATCGAAGTAGGCCAGACTGACGCAGCTATCAAAAATCTTGAAAATGCGAAAATAAGCGCTGACAGGATTGACGATAAAGAATTTAAAAAAGAAATAGATGAGCTGCTTGAAAAACTATTAGCAGGCCAGGCCACTTCCACACGGCCGTAG
- a CDS encoding peroxiredoxin — MSIRIDDTAPDFTVDSTDGKITLHEWIGDSYAILFSHPKDFTPVCTTEFGAVAQLVPEFANRNTKVMGVSVDSVEEHMKWKRDIEAFSGAAADFPIIDDTSLLVSKLYDMLPAGAYLPENRTPANSATVRTVFIIGPDKKVRLTMSYPMSVGRNFAEILRALDAVQITDGAGIATPANWVPGQDVIVGLALNDEQAKEKFGEIDIKLPYLRFAKAPKK, encoded by the coding sequence ATGTCTATTCGTATCGACGACACAGCTCCAGACTTCACTGTGGATTCCACAGACGGCAAGATCACGCTTCACGAGTGGATTGGTGACAGCTATGCCATCCTGTTTTCACATCCAAAGGATTTCACACCGGTATGCACCACCGAATTTGGTGCTGTTGCTCAGCTTGTCCCTGAATTCGCCAACCGCAATACCAAGGTGATGGGCGTATCGGTAGACAGCGTTGAAGAGCACATGAAGTGGAAGCGCGATATCGAAGCGTTTTCCGGTGCGGCTGCCGACTTCCCGATTATTGATGACACGTCTTTGCTGGTATCCAAACTTTACGACATGCTGCCGGCCGGTGCCTATCTGCCCGAGAATCGTACGCCTGCCAACAGCGCTACTGTGCGGACGGTGTTCATTATTGGTCCGGACAAAAAGGTTCGACTGACCATGTCGTACCCTATGTCTGTAGGTCGCAACTTTGCGGAAATTTTGCGTGCCCTTGACGCTGTCCAGATCACAGACGGTGCCGGTATCGCAACGCCTGCTAACTGGGTTCCAGGTCAGGACGTGATTGTAGGGCTGGCTCTGAACGATGAGCAGGCAAAGGAAAAATTCGGCGAGATCGACATTAAATTGCCTTACCTGCGCTTTGCAAAAGCACCGAAGAAGTAA
- the asd gene encoding archaetidylserine decarboxylase (Phosphatidylserine decarboxylase is synthesized as a single chain precursor. Generation of the pyruvoyl active site from a Ser is coupled to cleavage of a Gly-Ser bond between the larger (beta) and smaller (alpha chains). It is an integral membrane protein.), whose translation MSSANKATPGLTTGEQLNFLLTNRLPRRWLTLFMGWFSRIESPALTRLSIAIWQCFCDDLRLQDAKNPRFKSLQECFTRQLKPGLRPLDSRPDAVSSPCDAIVGACGRIRDNRLFQAKGFPYTLEELIPDARLVARYRNGQFVTLRLKSSMYHRFHAPVDCEIRRVNYVSGDTWNVNPIALKKVEKLFCKNERAVLELEFGDSDYSLTLVPVAAILVASMKFHFLAEPLDLKYRGANLIPCNATLRKGEEMGYFQHGSTILVFASEQYQLSPGIAEGQPIRMGEALLSGHPLPARPLHDPSLSQEPTATLDV comes from the coding sequence GTGAGCTCGGCCAATAAGGCAACGCCTGGTTTAACCACCGGTGAACAACTGAACTTCCTGCTGACCAACCGCCTGCCCCGGCGCTGGCTCACCTTGTTCATGGGCTGGTTCAGCCGTATTGAAAGCCCGGCCCTGACCCGGCTATCCATTGCCATTTGGCAGTGCTTCTGTGACGACCTTCGGTTACAGGACGCCAAAAACCCGCGTTTTAAAAGCCTGCAAGAGTGCTTCACACGGCAGCTGAAACCCGGCCTGCGCCCGCTAGACAGCCGGCCGGATGCTGTCAGCAGCCCGTGCGACGCCATCGTTGGCGCCTGCGGCCGCATTCGCGACAACCGGCTGTTTCAGGCCAAGGGTTTTCCCTACACCCTGGAAGAACTGATCCCGGATGCCAGGCTGGTAGCGCGCTACCGCAACGGCCAGTTTGTCACCCTGCGGCTTAAATCCAGCATGTATCACCGGTTTCATGCGCCGGTAGACTGCGAGATTCGCCGGGTGAACTACGTGTCCGGGGACACCTGGAACGTGAACCCCATCGCCCTGAAAAAAGTCGAAAAACTGTTTTGCAAAAACGAGCGGGCGGTTCTGGAGCTGGAGTTTGGCGATTCAGATTACAGCCTGACGCTGGTGCCGGTTGCCGCCATTCTGGTGGCCAGCATGAAATTTCATTTTCTGGCCGAGCCGCTGGATCTGAAATATCGGGGTGCCAACCTGATTCCGTGCAATGCGACGCTGCGCAAAGGCGAAGAAATGGGCTACTTCCAGCACGGCTCTACCATCCTTGTTTTTGCCTCAGAGCAATACCAGCTAAGCCCCGGAATCGCCGAAGGTCAGCCGATCAGAATGGGTGAAGCGCTGTTGTCAGGCCACCCACTGCCGGCCCGGCCTTTGCACGATCCCAGTCTGTCCCAAGAACCCACTGCAACACTTGATGTATAA
- a CDS encoding glycosyltransferase → MTMQSQSNGEPQFRNGLRAEFDDFLSQQARRFDPENCLQIDFHCHDHNSDVPDELWGRILRLPETWIKTKKLVEVLGQNGSSVVTVTNHNNARSCWALQDKGVDVLVGCEFTCFFPEYDLFIHVLTYGFTREQEILLNEKRQNIYDFLRYAACYDIPVILPHPLYFYSRNERIDLCLFEKLAVMFWRFEVLNGQRDLWQSVLTLNWVQSLTPDRIRAYARKHKLDPAEFGVNPDKPKVVTGGSDDHTGIFAGLCGSQLYVPDLQKRLKTQPASDLALEALRNGQVAPFGNVGENQKLNIALLDYLAQAATKLKDPGLLRIFLHRGSTWDKMGCFMVANLFLEMQKHKKTTVFFALIHDALQGKKPARFLKWQASKDYAFCITQLDKIADSKRNNPEAFVDTVNQIIGELFNHLNHLIAKRIRKAVDKHQGPSLKDFSTEELTRKLEIPSQLTALFLGDGKRQDNMSNINLAEVLNNLSFPVLISTILAGSTLASTRVLYQNRDLLNRFARQLGKNEHSRRALCLTDTLLDKNGVSTSLSGKLKEIKRTNLPLDFLICHSDAVPEPHLSVVRPIADIDLHPFGDQTLRVPDVMEIARIFYEGGYDRIVCSTEGPMALVALFLQQMFNVPCYFFMHTDWIDFIAHTTHLNQHERDRVRRLMRALYSRFDGVFVLNREHRDWLTGHEMQLPEDKVFLTAHHTAPRDLQVQPVRKSDLIPGANAKTPVLFIACRLSREKGIFDLPEIVQEARRSLPNLQIVVAGSGPASEDLQRAMPDAVFLGWQTREQLASLYLGLDLFVFPSRFDTFGNVLLEAFTHGMPAVAYNCKGPKDILEHGVSGYLTEDVSTMAEAVADFFSGSTDRHVMAENARKRAARFQAEPIMRKFLEDLGLDYPEQVHAEVTVA, encoded by the coding sequence ATGACTATGCAATCCCAGAGCAACGGCGAACCGCAGTTCCGTAATGGGCTTAGAGCAGAATTTGACGATTTTCTCAGTCAGCAGGCCCGGCGTTTCGACCCCGAAAACTGCCTGCAGATCGACTTTCACTGCCACGACCACAACAGCGACGTGCCCGATGAACTCTGGGGCCGAATACTGCGCCTGCCCGAAACCTGGATTAAAACCAAGAAACTGGTGGAGGTTCTGGGGCAGAACGGCAGTTCCGTGGTGACCGTCACCAACCACAACAACGCGCGGTCTTGCTGGGCGCTTCAAGACAAAGGCGTGGATGTACTGGTGGGCTGCGAGTTCACCTGTTTCTTCCCCGAGTACGATTTGTTTATTCACGTGCTCACTTACGGTTTCACCCGCGAACAGGAAATACTCCTTAACGAGAAGCGCCAGAATATCTACGACTTTCTGCGCTATGCCGCCTGTTATGACATCCCGGTGATTCTGCCCCATCCGCTCTATTTCTACAGCCGCAACGAGCGGATTGATTTGTGCCTGTTCGAAAAGCTGGCGGTCATGTTCTGGCGCTTTGAAGTGCTGAACGGCCAGCGGGATCTTTGGCAGAGCGTGCTCACACTGAACTGGGTGCAAAGCCTGACGCCAGACCGCATTCGAGCCTATGCCCGCAAGCACAAACTGGACCCCGCAGAATTTGGGGTGAACCCGGATAAACCCAAAGTGGTGACCGGCGGCTCTGACGACCACACCGGCATTTTTGCCGGCCTTTGTGGCTCACAGCTTTACGTGCCCGATTTGCAAAAACGCCTGAAAACCCAACCCGCATCCGATCTGGCACTGGAAGCACTGCGCAACGGCCAGGTGGCGCCTTTCGGCAACGTTGGCGAGAACCAGAAACTCAACATCGCCCTGCTGGATTACCTCGCCCAGGCGGCCACCAAACTGAAGGACCCGGGCCTGCTTCGAATTTTCCTTCACCGCGGGTCTACCTGGGACAAGATGGGCTGCTTTATGGTCGCCAACCTGTTTCTGGAAATGCAGAAGCACAAGAAAACCACCGTGTTTTTCGCGCTCATACACGATGCACTTCAAGGCAAGAAACCCGCGCGGTTTCTGAAATGGCAGGCGTCAAAAGACTACGCGTTCTGCATTACCCAGCTGGATAAAATCGCCGACAGCAAGCGCAACAATCCCGAAGCGTTTGTGGACACCGTCAACCAGATCATCGGCGAGCTGTTCAACCACCTGAATCACCTGATCGCCAAACGGATTCGCAAAGCAGTGGACAAGCACCAGGGCCCCAGCCTGAAAGATTTTTCCACCGAGGAGCTAACCCGCAAACTGGAAATACCCAGCCAGCTCACGGCCCTGTTTCTGGGCGACGGCAAGCGCCAAGACAACATGAGCAATATTAACCTGGCCGAGGTTCTGAACAACCTCTCGTTCCCGGTGTTGATCAGCACCATACTGGCTGGGTCTACTCTTGCCTCAACCCGCGTGCTGTATCAAAACCGCGATCTGCTCAACCGGTTCGCCCGGCAACTTGGCAAAAACGAGCACTCCCGGCGGGCGTTGTGTTTGACCGACACGCTGCTGGATAAAAACGGCGTGTCCACCTCGCTGAGCGGGAAGCTCAAAGAGATTAAACGCACCAACCTGCCGCTTGATTTTCTGATCTGCCATTCCGACGCCGTGCCCGAGCCCCACCTGAGCGTGGTTCGGCCCATTGCGGACATTGACCTGCACCCCTTCGGCGATCAAACCCTGCGGGTGCCGGATGTGATGGAAATTGCCCGCATATTCTATGAAGGCGGCTACGACCGGATTGTCTGCTCCACCGAAGGCCCCATGGCACTGGTTGCCTTGTTTCTGCAACAGATGTTCAACGTGCCCTGCTACTTCTTTATGCACACAGACTGGATTGATTTTATAGCCCACACCACCCATCTGAATCAGCACGAAAGAGACCGGGTGCGGCGCCTGATGCGGGCGCTCTACAGTCGGTTTGACGGTGTGTTCGTGCTCAACCGTGAACACAGAGACTGGCTGACCGGACATGAAATGCAGCTGCCAGAAGACAAAGTATTTCTGACCGCCCACCACACCGCTCCGCGGGATCTTCAGGTGCAACCTGTCCGCAAGTCGGACCTGATTCCAGGCGCCAACGCCAAAACCCCAGTGCTGTTTATTGCTTGCCGGCTAAGCCGCGAAAAAGGCATTTTCGATCTGCCCGAAATCGTTCAGGAAGCGCGCCGTTCACTGCCCAACCTGCAAATCGTTGTGGCCGGCTCAGGCCCTGCCAGCGAAGACCTTCAGCGAGCCATGCCGGATGCCGTATTTTTAGGCTGGCAAACCCGGGAGCAACTGGCGTCACTGTATCTGGGGCTGGATCTGTTTGTATTTCCTTCGCGTTTTGACACCTTCGGCAACGTGCTGCTTGAAGCCTTCACTCACGGCATGCCCGCAGTGGCTTACAACTGTAAGGGGCCGAAAGACATCCTTGAGCACGGAGTTAGCGGTTACCTGACGGAGGATGTAAGCACGATGGCCGAAGCCGTTGCGGATTTCTTCAGCGGCTCAACCGACCGCCATGTTATGGCCGAGAATGCTCGCAAACGCGCAGCCCGGTTCCAGGCAGAACCCATCATGCGGAAGTTTCTTGAGGATTTGGGGCTGGACTACCCGGAACAGGTTCACGCTGAAGTGACGGTAGCCTAG
- a CDS encoding aminotransferase class III-fold pyridoxal phosphate-dependent enzyme, translating to MTSILVFYAVAAMASPYLIYRLAGRLQLSRAKHPSLRGHSNLSRRVARLIPFFSYSEHGFFASDGAPSAVQQQRRQAIQGLQANAERQCAKTLAHCRAIQNSVSDVRFTSRYRVPFPYSRQLPDCFLLGSMADETRGSQVRDLDGNWRYDLSGSYGVNVFGYDFYKQCMDEGIAQTKALGPVLGTYHPLIAENVNIIRQVSGLDEVSFHMSGTEAVMQAVRLARYHTGKTHLVRFCGAYHGWWDGVQPGIGNTRKARDVYTLADLSEQTLHVLRTRSDIACVLINPLQAFHPNSDAPSDTALIASDRNNGFDKQRYSEWLTRIRDVCTERGIVLIFDEVFTGFRLAYRGAQEFYGVQADLVTYGKTLGGGLPVGVLAGTQKLMQRFKDNQPVNVSFARGTFNSHPYVMGAMNVFLNRIGQSDIQQQYLESESLWNTRVARFNQRLESEGLPLRITNIHSILSVLYTLPGRYNWMFQFYLRQAGLELSWTGTGRLIMTYRFTDDDFNQVIERFVSAAHQMQADGWWWQSPELTNKAIKRQFLVDMLTARFPFLAGRLSGPLATFREQSAEESGEESGKEPGSGPVTNQDQYSRKVG from the coding sequence ATGACGTCTATCTTAGTTTTTTACGCCGTCGCAGCCATGGCCAGCCCTTACCTTATTTACAGGCTTGCGGGCAGGCTTCAGCTTTCTCGGGCGAAACATCCCTCGCTCCGGGGGCACAGTAACCTGTCCCGGCGCGTTGCCCGCCTGATTCCCTTCTTCAGCTACAGCGAGCACGGCTTTTTCGCCAGTGACGGCGCGCCATCTGCGGTGCAGCAACAGCGCCGCCAGGCAATTCAAGGGCTTCAGGCCAATGCCGAGCGGCAGTGTGCTAAAACCCTGGCGCACTGCCGCGCCATTCAGAACAGCGTTTCGGATGTGCGCTTTACCAGCCGCTACCGGGTGCCCTTCCCCTACAGCCGGCAACTGCCGGACTGCTTCCTGCTCGGCTCCATGGCCGATGAAACCCGGGGCTCCCAGGTTCGGGATCTGGATGGCAACTGGCGCTATGACCTGTCTGGCTCTTACGGCGTCAACGTTTTCGGCTACGACTTCTACAAACAGTGCATGGACGAGGGCATCGCACAAACCAAAGCACTCGGGCCGGTGCTGGGCACGTATCACCCGCTGATTGCTGAAAACGTGAATATCATCCGCCAAGTATCCGGGCTAGACGAGGTGTCGTTTCACATGTCTGGCACCGAAGCCGTCATGCAGGCGGTACGGCTGGCACGCTACCACACCGGCAAGACCCATCTTGTGCGTTTCTGCGGCGCCTACCACGGCTGGTGGGACGGCGTTCAGCCGGGCATCGGTAATACCCGCAAAGCCCGCGATGTTTACACTCTGGCAGACCTGAGCGAACAGACCCTGCACGTACTGCGCACCCGCAGCGACATCGCCTGTGTGCTGATAAACCCCCTGCAGGCTTTCCACCCCAACAGTGACGCACCCTCTGACACTGCGCTGATCGCCAGCGATCGCAATAACGGTTTCGACAAACAGCGCTATAGCGAGTGGCTCACCCGAATTCGGGATGTGTGCACCGAACGCGGCATTGTGCTGATTTTTGACGAGGTCTTTACCGGTTTCCGGCTGGCCTATCGCGGTGCCCAGGAATTCTACGGCGTACAGGCGGACCTGGTGACGTACGGCAAAACCCTGGGCGGCGGCCTGCCGGTCGGTGTGCTGGCGGGAACTCAGAAGCTGATGCAGCGCTTCAAAGACAACCAGCCGGTCAACGTCTCCTTTGCCCGCGGCACGTTCAACTCCCACCCCTATGTGATGGGTGCGATGAATGTGTTCCTGAACCGTATCGGGCAGTCCGATATCCAGCAGCAATACCTCGAATCCGAAAGCCTGTGGAACACCCGGGTGGCCCGGTTCAATCAGCGGCTGGAAAGCGAGGGGCTGCCTCTGCGAATCACCAACATTCATTCAATTCTGTCGGTGCTTTATACCCTGCCCGGCCGCTACAACTGGATGTTCCAGTTCTACCTCCGACAGGCTGGCCTTGAGCTGAGTTGGACCGGCACGGGCCGGCTGATCATGACTTACCGCTTTACCGATGACGACTTCAACCAGGTGATTGAGCGGTTTGTCAGCGCCGCCCATCAAATGCAGGCAGACGGCTGGTGGTGGCAAAGCCCGGAGCTGACCAATAAGGCGATCAAGCGACAGTTTCTGGTTGACATGCTGACAGCCCGATTCCCGTTTCTTGCAGGCAGGCTGTCTGGCCCGCTGGCAACATTTCGTGAACAGTCGGCTGAAGAGTCGGGTGAAGAATCGGGTAAAGAGCCCGGTTCCGGCCCGGTGACGAACCAGGATCAATACTCCAGAAAGGTGGGTTGA
- a CDS encoding EthD domain-containing protein: MIKVIVAIKKHPDLSVADFQSHWRNQHAALVKSNPASKRYIRKYIQCHTLPSEYSTPGNTPYDGTAELWFDSVEDKNKFFSDPDYVRDVQPDELRFADMENTRFFVTEEFNVII, translated from the coding sequence ATGATCAAAGTCATTGTCGCCATCAAGAAACATCCAGATTTATCCGTTGCCGACTTTCAGAGCCACTGGCGGAACCAGCATGCCGCATTGGTCAAAAGTAACCCGGCGTCGAAGCGCTACATCCGCAAATACATTCAGTGTCATACCCTACCCTCGGAATACAGCACGCCAGGCAACACACCCTATGACGGCACCGCAGAACTGTGGTTCGACAGCGTTGAAGACAAGAACAAATTCTTTTCTGATCCGGACTATGTTCGTGATGTTCAACCCGATGAGCTCCGTTTCGCTGACATGGAAAACACGCGTTTTTTTGTCACCGAGGAATTCAACGTTATTATCTGA
- a CDS encoding type II toxin-antitoxin system Phd/YefM family antitoxin yields MDIISVNKFRDNLKSLVEQVVSRHEPLKVTRRAGAAFVIISAEDWEREQETLHVLQNRDLMQQVAASLDTHARGQGYTPNDEQMNEITGI; encoded by the coding sequence ATGGATATCATCAGTGTAAACAAATTCCGAGACAACCTGAAAAGTCTTGTAGAGCAGGTTGTTAGTAGACACGAACCCCTCAAGGTGACGCGTCGCGCCGGAGCCGCGTTCGTGATTATTAGTGCTGAGGACTGGGAAAGAGAGCAAGAAACACTGCACGTGCTTCAAAATCGAGATCTGATGCAACAAGTTGCGGCCTCCCTCGATACTCACGCCCGAGGCCAAGGATATACACCTAATGACGAGCAGATGAATGAGATCACTGGTATTTGA
- a CDS encoding Txe/YoeB family addiction module toxin — protein MREKDKNLHKALRKLLKEMLRSEDPSTGVGKPEPLKHSLSGLWSKRISQKDRLIFRFDDRYIYIFAIGGHYDQP, from the coding sequence ATGCGTGAAAAAGATAAGAACCTGCACAAAGCTCTCCGTAAGCTACTGAAAGAAATGCTTCGCTCTGAAGACCCATCAACTGGCGTCGGTAAACCGGAGCCGCTTAAACACAGCCTGTCCGGTTTGTGGTCCAAGCGAATTTCACAGAAGGATAGGCTCATATTCCGATTCGACGATAGATACATTTATATTTTCGCCATTGGTGGGCACTACGACCAGCCCTAA